In Tautonia marina, the following are encoded in one genomic region:
- a CDS encoding PSD1 and planctomycete cytochrome C domain-containing protein produces the protein MSHPHGPRMGPGLALIVFLFNTPSFVIADEPTAIEFNRDIRPILSENCFACHGPDTRNRKAGLRLDEEEGAKARLPSEGYAVVPGNLDESELLYRVISDAPDERMPPPATGKSLTTEQVALLERWISEGAEWEPHWSLAPIRRQEPPEVDEPGFVRNPIDRFILEAHRANGLAPSAEADRVTLIRRLSFDLLGLPPSTEEVDRFVNDSGPRAYERLVDRMLASPHYGERMAMFWLDLVRYADSVGYHGDQPVSVSPFRDYVIKSFNENKRFDQFTIEQLAGDLLPDATLEQKIASGYHRLGMMSAEGGVQPKEYLAKYAAERVRNVSGAWLGVTIGCAECHDHKFDPWTTRDFYRMEAFFADIQERGLYSGSDFGPSMPVPTGEQAKKLADLDAKIAEINAILDTPTPELQAAQADWEAAVAPTLAWMTLTPIEARSTNGSELQVLEDGSILATGASSPQDIYTVRLRAPDSLSGVVALRVEALPDDSLPAKGPGRAENGNFVLTELSVDLQRSLDSIPQPLVFERATATFEQTQGAENNPYKAWAASAAIDQDTQGASLGWAILGEAGLPNHAIFETAIDLTIDEDAVLTVTLAQNHENPHHTLGRFRLSVAAAPRPVKAPGIGQPRPVRDALIVEPNRRDEDQKAILAAHYRSIAPMLEPHRAKLATLQEERDTLNGQVTTMLATVSVPPRTIRVLPRGNWMDDSGEVVLPGTPEVLPGPETAGDTERLNRLDLAQWIVSPENPLTARALANRLWKLSFGEGLSRTMDDLGSQGEWPSHPELLDWLAARLIDSGWDVKDLVRTIVTSGTYRQSSYASNDLQDKDAYNRFLARQSRFRLDAELVRDTALSIAGLLTKEIGGPSVKPYQPPGYWSFLNFPTREWQNDTGLQLYRRGLYTHWQRQYLYPSLLAFDAPSREECTAERVRSNTPLQALVLLNDPAYVEAARAFAELILRDGGSTSGDRLDWAFQRALSRSPRPAEREVLRSLLEKHLAEYQADHESATALLSIGSRPIPDEFDPAELAAWTNVARTLLNLHATITRN, from the coding sequence ATGAGCCATCCACACGGACCCCGCATGGGGCCTGGACTCGCTCTGATTGTTTTTCTCTTCAACACGCCCTCATTCGTAATTGCTGATGAACCAACCGCGATCGAGTTCAATCGTGACATCCGACCGATCCTGTCGGAGAACTGCTTTGCCTGTCACGGTCCCGACACTCGGAACCGGAAGGCTGGACTTCGTCTGGACGAAGAGGAAGGGGCTAAGGCCAGGCTTCCAAGCGAAGGGTACGCAGTCGTTCCTGGCAACCTCGACGAGAGCGAGTTGCTCTACCGTGTCATCTCGGATGCCCCAGACGAACGCATGCCACCGCCTGCGACGGGAAAATCGCTGACCACCGAGCAAGTGGCTCTGCTGGAGCGCTGGATCTCCGAAGGGGCGGAGTGGGAACCGCACTGGTCCCTCGCGCCGATCAGGAGACAGGAGCCTCCGGAGGTAGACGAACCCGGGTTCGTGCGCAACCCGATCGATCGCTTCATCCTTGAAGCCCATCGAGCCAACGGCCTGGCGCCCTCGGCAGAAGCCGATCGAGTCACGTTGATCCGTCGGCTCAGCTTTGATCTCCTGGGGCTGCCGCCATCGACCGAGGAGGTGGACCGTTTTGTGAACGACTCGGGACCGAGGGCGTATGAGCGACTGGTCGACCGCATGCTGGCGTCTCCGCACTATGGCGAGCGGATGGCCATGTTCTGGCTCGATCTGGTCCGTTATGCGGACAGCGTCGGGTATCACGGCGACCAACCGGTGTCGGTGTCTCCGTTTCGAGATTATGTAATCAAGTCTTTTAATGAAAATAAGCGATTTGATCAATTTACGATCGAGCAACTTGCCGGTGACCTTTTGCCAGATGCAACACTCGAGCAGAAGATTGCGTCGGGATATCATCGACTCGGCATGATGAGCGCAGAAGGTGGAGTCCAGCCGAAGGAATACCTGGCAAAATACGCAGCCGAACGGGTCCGCAACGTGTCCGGCGCGTGGTTGGGCGTGACCATCGGTTGTGCGGAATGTCACGACCACAAGTTTGACCCATGGACGACGCGAGACTTCTACCGCATGGAAGCATTCTTTGCCGACATCCAGGAACGGGGACTGTACAGCGGGAGTGACTTTGGCCCCTCCATGCCCGTGCCGACGGGCGAACAGGCAAAGAAACTCGCGGATCTCGATGCGAAGATCGCGGAGATCAATGCAATCCTCGACACCCCGACCCCCGAGCTTCAAGCAGCTCAGGCCGATTGGGAGGCGGCGGTCGCGCCCACCTTGGCATGGATGACATTGACACCCATTGAGGCGCGATCGACGAACGGATCAGAGCTTCAGGTGCTTGAGGATGGGTCGATCCTGGCGACGGGAGCCTCTTCGCCTCAGGACATCTATACCGTTCGGTTAAGGGCTCCGGATTCCTTGAGTGGTGTCGTGGCGTTGCGGGTCGAAGCCCTGCCAGACGACTCCTTGCCGGCAAAGGGGCCAGGACGTGCCGAGAACGGAAACTTCGTCCTGACCGAATTGAGTGTAGACCTGCAACGATCCCTGGATTCGATTCCTCAACCGCTGGTGTTCGAACGTGCAACGGCTACGTTTGAGCAAACGCAAGGAGCCGAGAACAACCCGTACAAGGCCTGGGCTGCGTCTGCTGCAATCGACCAGGATACCCAGGGGGCCAGCCTCGGCTGGGCAATCCTGGGAGAGGCTGGGTTGCCGAACCATGCGATCTTTGAAACGGCAATCGACCTGACCATCGATGAAGATGCGGTGCTGACCGTCACCCTGGCTCAGAACCACGAAAATCCTCACCACACGCTGGGACGGTTCCGGCTCTCGGTTGCCGCTGCGCCTCGGCCGGTGAAGGCGCCGGGGATCGGGCAGCCAAGGCCGGTGAGGGATGCACTGATCGTGGAACCCAACCGGCGAGATGAGGATCAGAAGGCGATTCTTGCCGCACACTATCGGTCAATCGCCCCGATGCTGGAACCGCATCGAGCGAAGTTGGCGACACTACAAGAGGAACGTGACACCTTGAATGGCCAGGTGACGACGATGCTGGCAACGGTGTCGGTCCCACCTCGGACGATCCGAGTGCTGCCTCGCGGGAACTGGATGGACGACTCTGGCGAGGTGGTCTTGCCGGGCACGCCCGAGGTCTTGCCAGGTCCGGAAACTGCAGGCGACACGGAGCGGCTGAATCGCCTTGATCTGGCGCAATGGATCGTCTCGCCCGAGAACCCGCTCACCGCGCGGGCTTTGGCCAACCGGCTCTGGAAACTCTCTTTCGGCGAGGGGCTTTCTCGCACGATGGACGACCTGGGAAGCCAGGGAGAATGGCCGAGCCATCCGGAACTCCTCGACTGGCTTGCCGCTCGCCTGATCGATTCGGGTTGGGACGTGAAGGATCTCGTCCGGACCATTGTGACTTCCGGAACGTATCGGCAATCGTCCTATGCTTCGAATGACCTCCAAGACAAGGATGCGTACAACCGTTTCCTGGCGAGACAGTCTCGGTTTCGGCTTGATGCGGAACTTGTGCGAGACACGGCGCTTTCCATCGCCGGCCTTCTGACCAAGGAAATCGGAGGGCCGAGCGTGAAGCCGTACCAGCCGCCGGGTTACTGGTCCTTCCTGAACTTTCCGACTCGGGAGTGGCAGAACGACACGGGCTTGCAACTCTATCGACGCGGACTCTACACCCACTGGCAGCGGCAATATCTCTACCCGAGCCTGCTCGCCTTCGACGCCCCGAGCCGCGAGGAATGCACGGCCGAGCGCGTCCGTTCCAATACACCGCTCCAGGCCCTCGTGCTCCTGAACGATCCGGCCTATGTCGAGGCCGCTCGGGCCTTTGCGGAACTGATTCTTCGTGATGGGGGATCGACCTCGGGGGATCGGTTGGACTGGGCATTTCAGCGGGCACTCTCGCGGTCGCCAAGGCCGGCGGAGCGCGAGGTCCTCCGTTCCTTGCTTGAGAAGCACCTTGCGGAATACCAGGCCGATCACGAGTCAGCAACAGCCCTGCTCTCGATCGGCTCGCGGCCCATCCCGGACGAGTTCGATCCGGCGGAACTGGCAGCGTGGACGAATGTGGCCCGTACCCTCTTGAACCTGCACGCCACCATCACCAGGAACTGA
- a CDS encoding DUF1501 domain-containing protein: MDHSLFRRRNLLQTRRGFLGRAACGVGSLALAGLLQGRAGAIDRRTGILAQPHYPIKAKRVIWLYMAGGMSHLETWDPKPKLAELHGQPMPESITAGQQIAQLQGQTLNCFAPQHPFQRYGESGQEISTIFPRIGETIADDICILRSMHTDAINHDPAHTLMNTGSMISGRPSMGSWLLYGLGNEIDNLPGYVVMVSTGKYGQSQPIAARQWHSGFLPSEFQGVQFRGQGDPVMYVKSPQGVTPDRQRDVVEAVEALNAIEAEAVDDPEIAARISQYELAFQMQTSVPDLVNFSDEPAHIRELYGTEGGDGTFASNCLLARRLAERGVKFIQLYHRDWDHHGAIKDHVAGTAAEVDRGVAALVSDLKQRGMLDDTLIVFGSEFGRTPMAQGNGRDHHLAGFSMWLAGGGIKPGIHFGATDELGYHAVENRVHINDLHATMLYLLGIDHTKLTYRFQGRDFRLTDVGGSVVQDILA; encoded by the coding sequence ATGGACCACTCACTCTTCCGTCGACGAAATCTTCTCCAGACCCGTCGGGGATTCCTGGGCCGTGCAGCCTGCGGGGTCGGGAGTCTGGCACTGGCCGGATTGCTCCAAGGTCGCGCGGGGGCCATCGATCGAAGAACGGGAATTCTCGCGCAACCTCATTACCCGATCAAGGCAAAGCGAGTCATCTGGCTCTACATGGCCGGCGGCATGAGCCACCTGGAAACGTGGGACCCCAAGCCGAAGCTCGCCGAACTCCACGGCCAGCCGATGCCGGAATCGATCACTGCGGGCCAGCAAATCGCGCAACTCCAGGGGCAAACGCTCAACTGCTTCGCGCCACAGCACCCGTTTCAGCGATACGGCGAATCCGGCCAGGAAATCAGTACGATCTTCCCACGGATCGGAGAAACGATCGCGGACGACATTTGCATTCTTCGATCAATGCACACCGACGCGATCAATCACGACCCGGCCCACACCTTGATGAACACCGGATCGATGATCTCGGGACGGCCGAGCATGGGTTCGTGGCTGCTCTACGGCCTGGGAAATGAGATCGACAACCTTCCGGGCTATGTGGTGATGGTCTCGACCGGCAAGTACGGCCAGTCGCAGCCGATCGCCGCGAGGCAGTGGCACTCTGGCTTCCTCCCGAGCGAGTTCCAGGGGGTCCAGTTTCGAGGCCAGGGCGACCCGGTGATGTACGTGAAGAGCCCGCAAGGCGTCACCCCAGATCGCCAGCGCGACGTGGTCGAAGCCGTCGAGGCCCTCAACGCGATCGAAGCTGAGGCGGTGGACGACCCTGAAATCGCCGCGCGGATCAGCCAGTATGAACTGGCATTCCAGATGCAAACAAGCGTCCCCGACCTTGTCAATTTTTCGGACGAGCCGGCCCATATTCGAGAACTCTATGGCACCGAGGGAGGTGACGGCACCTTCGCATCGAACTGCCTCCTGGCCCGACGCCTGGCCGAACGCGGCGTGAAGTTCATCCAGCTCTATCACCGCGACTGGGACCATCATGGCGCGATCAAAGACCACGTCGCCGGAACGGCTGCCGAGGTCGATCGAGGCGTGGCCGCACTCGTGAGCGACCTGAAGCAACGCGGAATGCTCGACGACACCTTGATTGTTTTCGGAAGCGAGTTCGGACGAACCCCAATGGCCCAGGGGAATGGCCGTGATCATCACCTGGCCGGATTCAGCATGTGGTTAGCCGGCGGCGGCATCAAGCCCGGCATCCACTTCGGCGCGACGGACGAGCTAGGCTATCACGCCGTCGAAAATCGCGTTCACATCAACGATCTCCACGCAACGATGCTTTATCTTCTCGGCATCGATCACACGAAACTCACCTACCGATTTCAGGGCCGCGACTTCCGCCTGACCGACGTGGGGGGAAGCGTGGTTCAAGACATCCTGGCATGA
- a CDS encoding DUF1501 domain-containing protein: MLTFFDRDPAGSRREFLRVGGSVAIGAAGLTLGQLATLQAHAAVETLPGLLTGKSVIFLFLHGGPSQFETFDPKMDRPEGIRSATGELSTSLPGVTFGSSFPKLAERAHRLNIIRSFVPGDANHNLKPLVGRDTFETNLGCVYARVAGANHPESGLPTNVVLFPRAVDDSTRPGTSSFGRFDATGPLSSADAPFDPAEAAPGTGEFSMAIPRERLNDRRRLLDKLDGLVRGLEQAPAIEGVDRMREQAYRLIDGGLAEAFHLDGEDPRVVERYDTAPLVRAESIRTVWNNHKNYLDNAKSLGKLLLLARRLCERGAGFVTVTTNFVWDMHADVNNATMVEGMSYMGPPLDHALSAFVDDLYARGLDEKILLVACGEMGRTPRINAKGGRDHWGSLGPLLLVGGGLPGGQVIGQSSRDGAEPQTEAITGQHLSSTVLHTLFDVGQLRLVPDLPREFAQTMASWPPIPGL, encoded by the coding sequence ATGCTCACCTTCTTCGATCGCGACCCGGCAGGAAGCCGACGCGAATTCTTGCGAGTGGGAGGTTCGGTTGCCATTGGGGCGGCGGGATTGACCTTGGGCCAGCTTGCAACCCTTCAAGCACATGCCGCAGTCGAGACGCTGCCCGGCCTGCTCACAGGAAAGTCCGTCATCTTCCTGTTTCTGCACGGCGGGCCGAGCCAGTTCGAGACTTTCGATCCCAAGATGGACCGCCCCGAGGGTATCCGAAGTGCGACGGGAGAACTCAGCACCAGCCTCCCAGGTGTGACCTTCGGCAGCTCATTCCCGAAGCTTGCCGAACGAGCCCATCGGCTGAACATCATCCGGTCATTCGTCCCCGGCGATGCCAATCATAACCTTAAGCCTCTTGTGGGTCGTGACACATTCGAGACCAACCTCGGATGTGTCTACGCCCGGGTCGCTGGCGCGAACCACCCGGAGTCGGGCCTTCCGACCAACGTCGTGCTCTTCCCCCGAGCGGTCGACGATTCCACGCGCCCCGGCACGTCTTCCTTCGGACGATTCGACGCCACCGGGCCGCTGTCGTCGGCCGATGCCCCGTTCGACCCGGCCGAGGCAGCGCCTGGGACCGGTGAGTTTTCAATGGCGATCCCTCGCGAGCGACTGAACGATCGACGCCGGTTACTCGACAAGCTCGATGGGCTTGTCAGGGGGCTTGAGCAGGCGCCAGCGATCGAAGGGGTGGATCGGATGCGTGAGCAGGCCTATCGGCTGATCGATGGTGGTCTGGCCGAAGCGTTCCATCTGGATGGCGAAGACCCCCGTGTCGTCGAGCGATACGATACAGCCCCCTTGGTTCGTGCCGAGTCGATCCGCACTGTCTGGAACAACCACAAGAATTACCTCGACAACGCGAAATCGCTGGGCAAGCTCCTCTTGCTGGCCCGTCGCCTCTGTGAGCGCGGAGCCGGTTTCGTTACGGTGACGACCAATTTCGTCTGGGACATGCACGCCGACGTCAACAACGCGACGATGGTCGAGGGGATGAGCTACATGGGCCCACCGCTCGATCACGCACTCTCCGCGTTCGTCGACGACCTGTACGCCCGAGGACTCGACGAGAAAATTCTCCTCGTTGCCTGCGGAGAGATGGGTCGGACCCCCCGGATCAATGCCAAGGGAGGCCGCGACCACTGGGGATCGCTCGGCCCGCTCTTGCTGGTCGGCGGCGGACTTCCCGGAGGTCAGGTCATCGGCCAGTCGAGCCGAGACGGCGCCGAGCCTCAGACCGAGGCCATTACTGGACAACATCTTTCGTCGACCGTCTTGCACACGCTGTTTGACGTTGGACAGCTTCGACTGGTCCCGGACCTTCCCCGAGAGTTTGCTCAAACGATGGCGAGTTGGCCGCCGATCCCGGGGCTCTGA
- a CDS encoding amidohydrolase family protein, protein MLNRRDLLRLLPASAFLQANSRGATASEFTRFDSHIHIHQEAPALLSALETTGWQGLDIVVCPAVGNEPFDLDAKLAATRDVVLQGQGTLAWASTFDARDFENPEFVERTIAHLQRTFDEGAIAVKIWKTIGMAIQSKSGAYLLPDDPRLLPIYEAIQNADRTLLAHLAEPDGAWLPLDENNPEYPYYSRNPQWHMLGKAGAPSKEEILAARDRVLAQFPDLRVIGCHLGSHEENLDALSKRLDAFPQFAVDTAARVRYFARGNHEQVKAFLERYQDRVLYGTDFSFRGGDENAAVRSMNARHELDWTFFASEGPMDYEGQPTLGLGLPEPILRKIFRENALRWLPTLNS, encoded by the coding sequence ATGCTCAACCGCCGAGATTTGCTCCGACTCTTGCCTGCCTCTGCCTTTCTCCAGGCCAACAGTCGGGGGGCGACCGCTTCGGAGTTCACCAGATTCGACTCACATATTCATATTCATCAAGAAGCACCAGCGTTGCTCAGTGCCCTGGAAACGACAGGCTGGCAGGGGCTCGACATTGTCGTCTGCCCGGCAGTTGGTAACGAACCGTTCGACCTCGACGCGAAGCTGGCCGCGACGCGGGACGTCGTGCTGCAAGGTCAGGGGACGCTCGCCTGGGCCTCGACCTTCGACGCTCGCGACTTCGAGAACCCGGAGTTCGTCGAGCGGACCATCGCCCACCTCCAGCGTACGTTCGACGAAGGCGCGATTGCGGTCAAGATCTGGAAGACCATCGGCATGGCGATCCAGTCGAAATCCGGGGCCTACCTCTTGCCCGACGATCCCAGGCTGTTGCCGATCTACGAGGCCATCCAAAACGCCGATCGGACACTCCTCGCCCACCTCGCCGAGCCTGATGGAGCCTGGCTCCCCCTGGATGAAAACAACCCCGAATACCCTTACTATTCCAGGAATCCGCAATGGCACATGCTCGGGAAGGCCGGAGCCCCCTCGAAGGAGGAGATCCTGGCCGCAAGGGACCGCGTCCTGGCTCAATTTCCGGATCTCCGCGTCATCGGTTGCCATCTCGGCAGTCATGAGGAGAACCTCGACGCCCTCTCGAAACGGCTCGACGCATTTCCCCAGTTCGCGGTCGACACGGCGGCACGCGTGCGGTACTTCGCCCGCGGAAATCATGAACAGGTGAAAGCATTCCTGGAACGCTACCAGGATCGGGTCCTTTATGGCACCGATTTTTCGTTCCGGGGAGGAGACGAGAACGCCGCCGTCCGCTCCATGAACGCCCGTCACGAACTCGACTGGACATTCTTCGCGAGCGAGGGGCCGATGGATTATGAAGGACAGCCAACCCTGGGTCTTGGACTCCCCGAGCCAATCCTTCGAAAGATTTTTCGAGAGAACGCGCTGCGATGGTTACCCACGCTGAATTCCTGA
- a CDS encoding sugar phosphate isomerase/epimerase family protein, with translation MAMNRRTFLARIALIPASLAMGASDRDARAPIGIGAASYAIQTRRKGKEFLDPFRFLAFCRDRGAAGIQAPLGVLDRSEAHQVRRQAEQWEMYVEGSVRLPTDKDDLDRFRAELRCVRDCGGTIARTVCHTGRRYEAFASGEAYRTFLDTSRRSLQRAEPIARTEGIRLAVENHKDRDARELADLLTEISSEAIGATVDIGNDLALLMNPEETVRLLAPFAVSTHLKDARLAEASDGFLLDDAPLGLGMIDVPALVRVLLRENPRLNLTLEMITRDPLLVPCLQESYWHSSQASGRRLAKTLRLVRQNCTENLSQVSSLSPERQIALEDENVRVCLDFARAHLTVP, from the coding sequence ATGGCGATGAACCGACGCACCTTCCTTGCCAGGATCGCGCTGATCCCGGCCTCGTTGGCAATGGGAGCGAGCGATCGAGACGCCCGAGCACCGATTGGGATCGGAGCAGCCTCGTATGCGATCCAAACGCGCCGGAAGGGAAAAGAGTTCCTCGACCCGTTCCGATTTCTGGCCTTTTGCCGAGACCGAGGCGCGGCGGGTATCCAGGCTCCGCTGGGAGTCCTTGATCGTTCCGAGGCCCATCAGGTCCGTCGTCAGGCCGAGCAATGGGAGATGTACGTTGAAGGGTCGGTTCGCCTGCCGACAGACAAGGACGATCTCGACCGCTTCAGAGCCGAGCTGCGCTGCGTTCGAGATTGCGGCGGCACGATCGCTCGGACCGTCTGCCATACCGGGAGACGGTACGAGGCCTTCGCCTCGGGCGAGGCCTACCGAACGTTTCTCGACACCTCGCGTCGATCGCTTCAGCGTGCCGAGCCGATCGCGAGAACCGAAGGGATTCGCCTGGCCGTCGAGAACCACAAGGACCGCGATGCCAGGGAGCTGGCTGACCTGTTGACCGAGATCAGCAGTGAAGCGATCGGCGCCACCGTGGACATCGGCAACGATCTCGCCCTGCTCATGAACCCCGAGGAGACGGTCCGTCTGCTCGCACCCTTTGCCGTCTCGACCCATCTGAAGGATGCCCGGCTCGCGGAGGCTTCCGATGGCTTCCTGCTCGACGATGCCCCCCTTGGCCTCGGGATGATCGACGTCCCGGCCCTGGTCCGGGTCTTGCTTCGTGAGAATCCCCGGCTCAATCTGACACTGGAAATGATCACCCGCGATCCCCTCCTTGTCCCTTGCCTTCAGGAGTCCTACTGGCACTCCTCTCAGGCTTCAGGACGCCGACTGGCCAAGACGCTCCGTCTGGTTCGTCAGAATTGCACCGAGAACCTTTCCCAGGTGAGCAGTCTCTCGCCAGAACGCCAGATCGCGCTCGAAGACGAGAATGTTCGTGTGTGCCTTGACTTTGCGCGAGCGCATCTCACGGTGCCTTGA